A window of the Planctomycetota bacterium genome harbors these coding sequences:
- a CDS encoding carbonate dehydratase: MAAEPNARGDCPRVASSACIHPTATVIGNVVIGERVLIAPGAVLRADEPGPDGAVSPLIIGDEANIQDGVVIHALGGTTVTVEAGSSISHRAIIHGPCRIGPRCFVGFNSVVFNATLGEGVVVLHLALVEGVSVPDGLCVPAGGIVRAAADVARLSPAPPDLIAFAERVRRMNLRLVAAATPRPTQ; this comes from the coding sequence ATGGCCGCCGAGCCGAATGCCCGTGGCGACTGCCCGCGAGTGGCCTCTTCCGCCTGTATTCATCCCACGGCGACCGTCATCGGCAACGTCGTCATCGGCGAGAGAGTGCTCATCGCCCCGGGTGCCGTGCTCCGCGCCGACGAGCCCGGCCCCGACGGCGCCGTGAGCCCGCTCATCATCGGCGACGAGGCGAATATCCAGGATGGCGTCGTGATTCACGCCCTCGGGGGCACAACGGTCACCGTTGAGGCCGGCAGTTCGATCTCGCACAGGGCCATCATCCACGGCCCCTGCCGCATCGGCCCGCGGTGCTTCGTGGGCTTCAACAGCGTCGTCTTCAATGCCACCCTGGGCGAGGGGGTCGTTGTGCTACACCTCGCCCTCGTCGAGGGCGTGAGCGTGCCCGACGGCCTGTGCGTGCCAGCGGGAGGCATTGTCCGCGCCGCAGCCGACGTCGCCCGCCTCTCCCCCGCCCCGCCCGATCTCATCGCGTTCGCCGAGCGCGTGCGCCGGATGAACCTGCGCCTCGTGGCGGC